A region of Toxorhynchites rutilus septentrionalis strain SRP chromosome 1, ASM2978413v1, whole genome shotgun sequence DNA encodes the following proteins:
- the LOC129762441 gene encoding tigger transposable element-derived protein 1-like has translation MPSRTYLAKSEKTAGGFKATKDRVTLLFCSNASGDRLLKPLLIHRHLRPRALKGESYDLLPVHWMANQKAWVTTAVFKQWFDEMFIPEVKAYLEEKGLDFHVLLLVDNAPGHTIIDHPNVKVIFLPPNTTSLIQPLDQGIIANFKKLYISRTMQHILEMIENDSKLSVPDAWKAFTIKECVGYIGAAVADIKPSTLNACWRSIWPERVKKRPRAEETDDVSEIILLAHAIGGEGFNDMNSDDVEELTLEAALGDEDLLDMTQHSEQEKNCDDVQEMSAEKLEEGLRLAEQLANHFIANDIHVERAVSFRNDLTYCMARYKELHKSMKN, from the coding sequence ATGCCATCTCGTACGTATCTGGCCAAAAGTGAGAAAACGGCGGGTGGATTCAAAGCTACAAAGGATAGAGTTACCCTTCTCTTTTGCAGCAATGCATCGGGTGACAGACTGCTGAAGCCCTTACTTATTCATCGTCATTTGCGACCTCGTGCCTTAAAGGGGGAAAGCTATGATTTACTCCCAGTACACTGGATGGCGAACCAAAAAGCATGGGTGACGACAGCTGTTTTTAAACAGTGGTTCGATGAAATGTTCATCCCAGAGGTCAAGGCCTATCTAGAAGAGAAAGGCCTTGACTTCCACGTTCTATTGCTCGTTGATAATGCTCCCGGACATACAATAATTGATCACCCTAACGTGAAGGTTATCTTCCTGCCTCCAAACACGACGTCGCTGATACAGCCTCTAGACCAGGGCATCattgctaatttcaaaaagcTGTATATAAGCAGGACGATGCAACACATTTTAGAGATGATTGAGAATGATTCAAAACTTAGCGTACCGGACGCATGGAAGGCGTTTACAATAAAAGAGTGCGTCGGTTATATCGGAGCGGCTGTCGCAGATATCAAGCCCTCTACGCTTAATGCGTGTTGGAGGTCGATCTGGCCTGAGCGTGTGAAGAAGCGTCCACGCGCTGAAGAGACGGATGACGTCTCTGAAATAATTCTACTCGCACATGCTATTGGCGGGGAAGGGTTCAACGATATGAATAGTGATGATGTGGAGGAGCTAACCCTGGAAGCGGCTCTAGGTGACGAGGACCTTCTGGATATGACGCAACATTCAGAGCAGGAAAAAAATTGTGACGATGTTCAAGAAATGAGTGCCGAAAAATTGGAAGAGGGGTTGAGGCTGGCAGAGCAACTAGCGAACCATTTTATCGCGAACGATATCCATGTAGAACGTGCAGTGTCCTTCCGGAATGACCTCACATATTGCATGGCTCGATACAAGGAACTGCACAAATCTatgaaaaattaa